One region of Catenuloplanes indicus genomic DNA includes:
- a CDS encoding LysR family transcriptional regulator has protein sequence MHGTRLERVDLNLLPALSALLDERQISRAAERAGLSQSAMSRAFHRLRRTLGDDLLIREGVGYRLTPRAERIHAQLAALLPVLGDIFDGQAFDPGAVSQTIHLAGTDYAADLLGTALSRRLLAASPRSTVRFHPAGRDTFDLLVRGDLDLALFGAEPPAPLRSAALFEERFVCVVADTHPLARARTVELADYLSYRHLVIDIAEGRQPAVDRVLETRGTPRDAGSVTPFHAVAPRMLSGTSLVLTFPARMVATFAGLPGLCTVPAPPEIDTMTYRMAWHPRLDHDPAHRWLRDTVLAAAGELDGDGAADAQPSTSASVRSVA, from the coding sequence ATGCACGGGACGCGTCTGGAGCGGGTCGACCTCAATCTGCTGCCCGCCCTGTCCGCGCTGCTGGACGAGCGGCAGATCTCCCGTGCCGCCGAGCGGGCCGGGCTGAGCCAGTCGGCGATGAGCCGCGCCTTCCACCGGCTGCGCCGCACGCTCGGCGACGACCTGCTGATCCGGGAGGGCGTCGGCTACCGGCTGACCCCCCGGGCCGAGCGCATCCACGCGCAGCTGGCCGCGCTGCTGCCGGTGCTCGGCGACATCTTCGACGGGCAGGCGTTCGATCCCGGCGCGGTGAGCCAGACCATTCACCTGGCCGGCACCGACTACGCGGCCGACCTGCTCGGCACCGCACTGTCGCGGCGCCTGCTGGCCGCGTCGCCGCGGTCGACGGTGCGCTTCCACCCGGCCGGGCGGGACACCTTCGACCTGCTGGTCCGGGGCGACCTGGACCTCGCGCTGTTCGGCGCGGAGCCGCCGGCGCCGCTGCGCAGTGCCGCGCTGTTCGAGGAGCGGTTCGTCTGCGTGGTCGCGGACACCCATCCGCTGGCCCGGGCGCGGACGGTCGAGCTGGCGGACTACCTGTCGTACCGGCATCTGGTGATCGACATCGCGGAGGGCCGGCAGCCCGCGGTCGACCGGGTGCTGGAGACCCGGGGCACGCCGCGGGACGCCGGCTCGGTCACGCCGTTCCACGCGGTGGCGCCGCGCATGCTGTCCGGTACGTCGCTGGTGCTCACGTTCCCGGCCCGGATGGTGGCCACGTTCGCCGGCCTGCCCGGACTGTGCACGGTGCCGGCGCCGCCGGAGATCGACACGATGACGTACCGGATGGCCTGGCACCCCCGGCTCGACCACGATCCGGCGCACCGCTGGCTGCGCGACACCGTCCTCGCCGCGGCCGGTGAGCTCGACGGGGACGGTGCCGCGGACGCTCAGCCGAGCACCAGCGCCTCGGTCAGGTCGGTGGCGTAG
- a CDS encoding Kelch repeat-containing protein, which produces MAVERQELYPEAAGGKVYVAGGLLNPNTGASAHFDAYDPVADEWTQLATLPDARHHIGLAATGGRIYGVGGFTGGFPSWRAQADTYVYSIADDTWSAGPALPAPRAEFVIESVGDRVYVIGGRVRATPDAGSFTAHVDSRANEVLDPATGAWRALAPAPTARNSAASAVVDGKIYVLGGRRFSLHPDGTPRQDNVATVEVFDPRTGRWQTRAPMPAPRGGLAAAVHDGQIYAFGGELQGPSPAVYGDVWRYDPRQDRWTGVGALPTPRHGLGAATVGDTVYTFGGGTRAGGNYATDLTEALVLG; this is translated from the coding sequence ATGGCCGTTGAGCGGCAGGAACTCTACCCCGAGGCGGCCGGTGGAAAGGTCTACGTCGCGGGCGGACTGCTCAATCCGAACACCGGCGCCTCCGCGCATTTCGACGCCTACGATCCGGTCGCCGACGAATGGACGCAGCTGGCCACGCTGCCCGACGCACGCCACCACATCGGACTGGCCGCGACCGGTGGCCGGATATACGGCGTCGGCGGATTCACCGGCGGATTCCCGAGCTGGCGGGCGCAGGCGGACACGTACGTCTACTCGATCGCGGACGACACCTGGTCGGCCGGTCCGGCCCTGCCCGCGCCGCGCGCCGAGTTCGTCATCGAGAGTGTCGGCGACCGGGTCTACGTGATCGGCGGCCGGGTGCGCGCCACCCCGGACGCGGGCAGCTTCACCGCCCATGTCGACAGCCGCGCGAACGAGGTGCTCGACCCGGCCACCGGTGCCTGGCGGGCGCTCGCCCCCGCGCCCACCGCCCGCAACAGCGCCGCGTCGGCGGTGGTGGACGGGAAGATCTACGTCCTCGGTGGCCGGCGGTTCTCGCTGCACCCGGACGGCACGCCGCGGCAGGACAACGTGGCCACCGTCGAGGTGTTCGACCCGCGGACCGGCCGGTGGCAGACCCGGGCACCGATGCCGGCGCCGCGCGGCGGGCTGGCGGCCGCGGTGCACGACGGCCAGATCTACGCCTTCGGCGGTGAACTGCAGGGCCCGTCGCCGGCCGTGTACGGGGACGTGTGGCGCTACGACCCGAGGCAGGACCGCTGGACCGGCGTCGGTGCGCTGCCCACCCCGCGGCACGGGCTCGGCGCCGCGACCGTCGGCGACACCGTCTACACGTTCGGCGGCGGCACTCGGGCGGGCGGCAACTACGCCACCGACCTGACCGAGGCGCTGGTGCTCGGCTGA